Proteins from a single region of Undibacterium sp. KW1:
- a CDS encoding MipA/OmpV family protein yields the protein MKHIFTLTAIAFSSLMAMSFSAQAQDKTAQEPESTAVVGAGVFYAPEYIGAKKNRFGPAIYGEYQNKNGFFASTMRGVGFGTKVDDFSFSAALGYRAGREDSRDSKSLFSSDDLKGMGNISGSATVNLHAGTTFGPGIKASVDANLALSHRENGNAYKFGLAAPVFQTATDRVEIGGNLTYSDAKYNQTYFGVTPTQSTNSGYKTFAPKAGFSQAMATVAWTHVIDKNWSVRSAAGVSQVMGDAADSPLTKKKTSPILMTTVNYAF from the coding sequence ATGAAACACATATTTACACTGACAGCTATTGCTTTCTCCAGCTTGATGGCCATGTCATTCTCTGCTCAAGCACAGGACAAAACGGCGCAAGAACCGGAATCAACTGCAGTGGTCGGTGCTGGTGTGTTCTACGCACCCGAGTACATCGGTGCAAAGAAAAATCGCTTTGGCCCTGCTATCTATGGTGAATACCAAAACAAGAACGGTTTCTTTGCCAGCACCATGCGTGGCGTCGGTTTTGGTACAAAAGTGGATGACTTTTCATTCAGCGCCGCACTGGGTTACCGTGCCGGCCGTGAAGATTCACGCGACTCCAAATCCCTGTTCAGCTCAGATGACTTGAAAGGCATGGGCAATATCTCTGGCTCAGCAACAGTCAACCTGCATGCAGGCACTACATTTGGTCCTGGCATCAAGGCAAGTGTAGATGCTAACCTGGCACTGTCGCACAGAGAGAATGGCAATGCCTACAAATTTGGTTTGGCAGCACCTGTATTCCAGACAGCAACAGACAGGGTAGAAATTGGTGGTAACCTGACTTACAGCGATGCTAAATATAACCAGACTTATTTTGGTGTAACGCCAACGCAAAGCACCAATTCCGGTTATAAAACCTTTGCGCCTAAAGCAGGTTTCTCACAGGCGATGGCAACAGTTGCATGGACCCATGTAATCGATAAAAACTGGTCCGTACGTAGTGCTGCCGGTGTATCGCAAGTGATGGGTGATGCGGCTGACAGCCCGCTGACGAAAAAGAAAACCAGCCCAATCTTGATGACTACCGTCAATTACGCTTTCTGA
- a CDS encoding DMT family transporter, translating into MGIGVLYAMAAGLMWGLVFIGPLLLPEYPAALQSFGRYLAFGLITLPIAWMDRRQLRLLNKSDWIEALKLAAVGNILYYLCLASAIQRSGAPLPTMLIGTLPVVIAITANYRNAQRDGSIAWRRMLPSLLMIFAGVACVNSVEIAALQAASNKDIQTYIIGGLFAMVAVACWTWYPLRNADWLRHHPDRNPRVWASAQGVATLPLALLGYMGLWIYMGVTGQDFSMPFGPRPQYFITLMLIIGLFASWLGTMCWNQASQRLPTNLAGQLIVFETLAALAYAFILNKRMPEPKVLLGIVLLIIGVMTALRAKPVTASVSSPAH; encoded by the coding sequence ATGGGTATCGGTGTTTTATATGCGATGGCAGCAGGTTTGATGTGGGGGCTGGTATTTATCGGCCCTTTGCTCTTGCCTGAATACCCGGCTGCCTTGCAATCATTCGGCCGCTACCTGGCATTTGGTTTGATCACTCTGCCTATAGCCTGGATGGACAGGCGACAATTGCGTTTGTTGAACAAATCAGACTGGATAGAGGCACTGAAGCTGGCAGCGGTCGGCAATATTCTGTATTACCTTTGTCTGGCCAGCGCGATACAGCGCTCAGGCGCACCATTGCCTACCATGTTGATAGGTACGCTGCCAGTCGTCATCGCCATTACCGCCAATTACCGCAATGCACAGCGCGACGGCAGCATCGCCTGGCGACGCATGTTGCCATCACTATTGATGATTTTTGCTGGCGTCGCGTGTGTCAATAGCGTGGAAATAGCCGCATTGCAGGCAGCTTCAAACAAAGATATCCAGACCTATATCATCGGCGGCCTGTTTGCCATGGTTGCAGTGGCCTGCTGGACCTGGTACCCATTAAGAAATGCAGACTGGCTACGTCATCATCCTGACCGCAACCCCAGGGTCTGGGCCAGTGCCCAGGGAGTTGCAACCTTGCCGCTGGCTTTGCTCGGTTATATGGGATTATGGATATATATGGGTGTGACTGGCCAGGATTTTTCCATGCCATTCGGCCCCCGGCCACAATACTTCATCACCCTGATGCTCATCATCGGTTTGTTTGCCTCATGGCTGGGTACGATGTGCTGGAACCAGGCCAGCCAGCGCTTGCCCACCAACCTGGCCGGGCAGCTCATCGTATTCGAGACGTTGGCCGCACTGGCCTATGCCTTCATTCTCAATAAACGCATGCCAGAACCCAAGGTTTTGCTGGGTATCGTTCTATTGATTATTGGCGTGATGACTGCCTTGCGCGCCAAGCCAGTAACAGCCTCGGTTTCATCTCCTGCACATTAA
- a CDS encoding AraC family transcriptional regulator has translation MPGVPESFEHVSDRAEFKRAQHRPGVELYRAHIVAHAFEPHTHEAFGLGSIASGVERFRYLGSDHLAPQNSVVMMNPDELHTGRAETDTGWRYRMMYIDPDVVAEVTGEQGWWFRDAVAHDASSARKLGVMLEQIWQATDRLSFDSLLFDILFEFKRFASAPQAPEGLAKQRFATVLDYMRASMAERISLEQLALVAGLSPFHFLRSFKAQYHATPQQMLMALRLYEAKCLLGKGLPPAQVAAATGLTDQSHLNKAFVRRYGVTPARYQLQMRA, from the coding sequence ATGCCCGGTGTGCCAGAAAGCTTTGAACATGTGAGTGACCGTGCCGAATTCAAAAGGGCACAGCATCGCCCAGGTGTAGAGCTATACCGCGCCCATATTGTCGCCCATGCTTTTGAACCGCATACGCATGAAGCATTTGGTCTGGGTTCTATCGCCAGCGGAGTAGAGCGTTTTCGTTATCTTGGTAGCGATCATCTGGCCCCGCAAAATTCAGTAGTGATGATGAACCCGGATGAATTGCATACTGGCAGGGCAGAGACTGATACCGGCTGGCGTTATCGCATGATGTACATCGATCCTGATGTCGTGGCCGAAGTCACTGGTGAGCAAGGCTGGTGGTTCAGGGATGCGGTTGCTCATGATGCCAGCAGTGCGCGCAAGCTGGGTGTCATGCTGGAGCAGATCTGGCAAGCAACCGACAGGCTGAGTTTTGATAGTCTCCTGTTTGATATCCTGTTTGAGTTCAAACGCTTTGCCAGTGCGCCGCAGGCGCCAGAGGGCCTGGCGAAACAACGCTTTGCCACGGTGCTCGATTATATGCGTGCCAGCATGGCAGAACGCATCAGCCTTGAGCAACTGGCGCTGGTTGCCGGGCTTAGTCCCTTTCATTTTTTGCGCAGCTTCAAGGCGCAATATCATGCGACACCGCAGCAGATGCTGATGGCCTTGCGCCTGTATGAAGCCAAATGTCTGTTAGGCAAGGGTTTGCCTCCAGCTCAGGTGGCGGCAGCAACTGGCCTGACGGATCAGTCTCATTTGAACAAGGCTTTTGTGCGTCGCTATGGCGTGACACCGGCCCGCTATCAGTTGCAGATGCGCGCGTAG
- the rnhA gene encoding ribonuclease HI produces the protein MDNIEIYTDGACKGNPGVGGWGALLIAGNKEKELFGGEKETTNNRMELMAVIQALGALKRPCHITLHTDSQYVLKGITEWITGWKTKGWKTASKAPVKNVDLWQQLDAARTIHEIDWRWVRGHTGHPGNERADQLANRGVESVL, from the coding sequence ATGGATAATATAGAAATTTACACAGATGGCGCCTGCAAGGGTAATCCTGGCGTTGGCGGCTGGGGCGCTTTGCTGATCGCTGGCAATAAAGAAAAAGAACTATTTGGCGGTGAAAAAGAAACCACCAATAACCGCATGGAATTGATGGCAGTGATACAGGCGCTGGGCGCATTGAAACGCCCCTGTCATATCACCCTGCATACCGATAGTCAGTATGTATTAAAAGGTATCACCGAATGGATCACAGGCTGGAAAACCAAGGGCTGGAAAACCGCTTCTAAAGCACCAGTGAAGAACGTCGATCTCTGGCAGCAGCTTGATGCTGCGCGTACCATCCACGAAATTGACTGGCGCTGGGTGCGTGGCCACACTGGCCACCCTGGTAATGAAAGAGCAGATCAACTGGCTAACCGTGGTGTTGAATCGGTATTGTAA
- a CDS encoding class I SAM-dependent methyltransferase produces MDALEKNIIDLGAWLELPAGSYIRQWEQAMLDKLTVDIFGFNALQIGLPQIDALAASRMPHRWLTNSCMPDENQPGQKRPVVVVHDFAELPFDAHSIDLIVLPHVLEFAEEPHQILREVERVLIPEGRVIITGFNRASLWGARQATGRLSKNYFLPKEGEFISPPRLKDWLKLLNMEVGSSDFGCYAPPVKSEKWLQRYRFMEKAGQRWWPYFGAVYILQAVKRVKGMHLIGPAWKQKRVSSAHALPVANKSKESNG; encoded by the coding sequence ATGGATGCTTTGGAAAAAAACATTATAGACCTTGGAGCATGGTTAGAGCTGCCGGCGGGTAGCTATATCCGTCAATGGGAGCAGGCCATGCTCGATAAATTGACGGTGGATATCTTTGGTTTCAATGCATTGCAGATAGGTTTGCCGCAAATTGATGCGCTGGCAGCCAGCCGCATGCCACATCGCTGGCTGACCAATTCCTGCATGCCAGATGAAAATCAGCCGGGGCAAAAGCGGCCTGTCGTGGTCGTGCACGACTTTGCTGAGCTGCCTTTTGATGCGCACAGCATAGATTTGATCGTCTTGCCGCATGTGCTGGAATTTGCCGAAGAGCCACACCAGATATTGCGTGAGGTGGAGAGGGTATTGATACCAGAAGGCCGGGTTATCATCACCGGCTTTAACCGCGCCAGCCTGTGGGGTGCCAGGCAGGCGACCGGGCGTTTGAGCAAAAATTATTTCCTGCCCAAAGAGGGGGAATTCATCAGCCCGCCGCGTTTGAAGGATTGGCTGAAGTTATTGAATATGGAAGTGGGTAGCAGCGATTTTGGTTGTTATGCCCCTCCTGTTAAATCGGAAAAATGGTTGCAACGTTATCGTTTCATGGAAAAAGCAGGACAACGCTGGTGGCCTTATTTTGGCGCAGTGTATATATTGCAGGCCGTGAAAAGAGTCAAAGGCATGCATTTGATAGGACCGGCATGGAAACAAAAGCGGGTGTCCAGCGCACATGCCTTGCCAGTTGCAAACAAATCAAAAGAATCAAATGGATAA
- the gloB gene encoding hydroxyacylglutathione hydrolase yields the protein MPDMKNSLSILTVPAFDDNYLWIIHDGQHAAVVDPGDAMPILQALAQHQLTLSAILLTHHHVDHIGGVPRLLEHAAVPVFGPTNDKIAVVTQKLQQDDVVTVPGINLELKVLDVPGHTLGHIAYFAPEQHWLFCGDTLFAGGCGRLFEGTPAQMLHSLDQLAALPDDTAVYCAHEYTLSNLRFAKEVEPGNQDLLERIKHEQARREQGIPTVPTQIGLEKQTNPFLRSRESTVIERLLERGKIPAAQNDVSHFAALREWKNRF from the coding sequence ATGCCTGATATGAAGAATTCCCTGAGTATATTGACTGTCCCCGCCTTTGACGACAATTATCTATGGATTATCCATGACGGCCAGCATGCTGCCGTGGTTGATCCTGGCGATGCCATGCCAATTTTGCAAGCTCTGGCGCAGCATCAACTGACATTGTCCGCTATTTTACTCACTCATCACCATGTAGATCATATAGGCGGTGTGCCACGTCTGCTGGAACATGCGGCAGTGCCCGTATTTGGCCCCACCAATGACAAGATCGCCGTGGTCACGCAAAAACTGCAACAGGATGATGTAGTGACCGTGCCCGGCATCAACCTGGAGTTGAAAGTGCTGGACGTTCCCGGCCATACACTGGGTCATATTGCCTACTTCGCACCTGAACAGCATTGGCTGTTTTGTGGTGACACCCTGTTTGCCGGTGGCTGTGGCCGCCTGTTTGAGGGCACGCCTGCTCAGATGCTGCATTCACTAGACCAGCTCGCTGCGCTGCCCGATGATACGGCAGTATATTGCGCCCATGAATACACGCTATCCAATCTGCGTTTTGCCAAAGAGGTCGAGCCTGGTAACCAGGATTTGCTGGAGCGTATCAAACACGAACAAGCAAGGCGTGAGCAAGGCATACCTACCGTGCCTACCCAGATAGGCCTGGAAAAACAGACCAATCCATTCTTGCGCAGCCGCGAAAGCACAGTTATCGAACGACTTCTGGAACGCGGTAAAATCCCAGCCGCACAAAACGATGTCAGCCATTTCGCCGCTTTGCGTGAATGGAAAAACCGCTTTTAA
- the earP gene encoding elongation factor P maturation arginine rhamnosyltransferase EarP, whose translation MHLTEINTTHAAKTLALFCKVVDNFGDIGICWRMARQLQQEHGIAVTLWVDDLRSFQRICPPVNIDAEVQEIAGVTVRHWSDQQGTFTVADIADIVIEFFACDIPPGYIQAMAKCEPRPVWLNLEGLTAEEWVEGCHTLPSPHPSLSLTKHFFFPGFNNKTGGLLREASLDHERAAFQADTRAVAAFLQQLGLTDTEINSTKVSLFCYPHAPVADLLKTWQKADQAMTCLVPEGVASEAIEAFLGQASRAGVSGSQGALTVRVLPFIPQADYDKLLWACDINFVRGEDSFVRAQWANRPFIWHIYPQDENLHHVKLNAFLKTTASVSASLVALSHAWNGVSHPPLDWAEIWQAFQADRPEIAQLSGKWQEKMRENGDMTGNLLKFVNAVRVASQKDAV comes from the coding sequence ATGCATTTAACAGAAATAAATACGACGCACGCAGCAAAAACGTTGGCCCTGTTTTGCAAGGTCGTCGATAACTTTGGTGATATAGGCATTTGCTGGCGCATGGCCAGGCAACTGCAGCAAGAACATGGAATAGCCGTGACGCTATGGGTAGATGATTTGCGCAGCTTCCAGCGCATCTGCCCGCCAGTGAATATTGATGCCGAAGTGCAGGAAATTGCGGGCGTCACCGTCAGGCACTGGAGTGATCAGCAGGGTACATTTACTGTGGCCGATATTGCCGACATCGTTATAGAGTTTTTTGCCTGCGATATCCCGCCAGGCTATATTCAGGCCATGGCAAAGTGCGAGCCGCGCCCGGTCTGGCTCAATCTTGAAGGCTTGACCGCAGAAGAATGGGTAGAAGGCTGCCATACCCTGCCCTCGCCCCATCCTTCCTTGTCATTGACCAAGCATTTCTTTTTTCCCGGCTTCAATAACAAAACCGGTGGCTTGTTGCGCGAAGCCAGCCTGGATCATGAAAGAGCCGCATTTCAAGCTGATACTCGGGCTGTCGCTGCCTTTCTGCAGCAATTGGGGTTGACTGACACTGAGATCAATAGCACAAAAGTATCGCTGTTTTGCTACCCACATGCGCCAGTAGCTGATTTGCTCAAGACATGGCAAAAGGCTGACCAGGCCATGACTTGCCTGGTGCCTGAAGGCGTCGCAAGTGAAGCAATCGAAGCATTTCTGGGGCAAGCATCCAGAGCAGGTGTCAGTGGCAGTCAAGGTGCATTAACAGTGCGCGTCCTGCCATTCATCCCCCAGGCAGATTACGACAAATTGCTGTGGGCCTGCGATATCAACTTTGTCCGTGGTGAAGACTCATTCGTGCGGGCGCAGTGGGCCAATAGACCTTTCATCTGGCATATCTATCCTCAGGATGAAAACCTGCATCATGTGAAATTGAATGCATTTTTAAAAACCACTGCATCTGTCTCGGCAAGCCTCGTAGCCTTATCACATGCCTGGAATGGCGTCAGCCACCCGCCACTGGACTGGGCAGAAATATGGCAGGCCTTTCAAGCCGACCGCCCTGAAATTGCACAGCTTTCTGGCAAGTGGCAGGAAAAAATGCGCGAAAATGGGGATATGACGGGCAATTTATTGAAGTTCGTCAATGCAGTTAGGGTGGCAAGCCAAAAAGATGCAGTATAA
- a CDS encoding elongation factor P yields MKFAKEIRVGNIIMVDSKPMIVLRSDVNGSSRTGFTYKWKMKNLLTNSPQENVFRGDDKFDVVVLDKKPVTYSYFADPLFVFMDQEYNQYEIEAENMGESINYLKDGMECEAVFYDGKAISVELPTTIVRQVIYSEPAVKGNTSGNVLKEAKIENAIEEYCHIVQVPLFVSQDDMIEIDTRTNEYKKVVRN; encoded by the coding sequence ATGAAATTTGCAAAAGAAATTCGTGTTGGCAACATCATTATGGTCGATAGCAAACCAATGATCGTATTGCGCTCTGATGTCAACGGCTCCAGCCGTACAGGTTTCACTTACAAGTGGAAAATGAAAAACCTGTTGACTAACAGCCCACAAGAAAACGTCTTCCGTGGCGACGACAAGTTTGACGTAGTTGTATTGGACAAAAAACCAGTTACTTATTCTTACTTCGCTGACCCACTGTTCGTATTCATGGATCAAGAATACAACCAGTATGAAATCGAAGCAGAAAACATGGGCGAATCCATCAACTACCTGAAAGATGGTATGGAATGCGAAGCCGTTTTCTACGACGGTAAAGCTATCTCTGTTGAATTGCCTACAACTATCGTTCGTCAGGTTATTTACTCTGAGCCAGCAGTTAAAGGCAACACTTCAGGCAACGTCCTGAAAGAAGCCAAGATCGAAAACGCGATCGAAGAATACTGCCATATCGTTCAAGTTCCACTGTTCGTCAGCCAGGACGACATGATCGAAATCGATACACGCACTAACGAATACAAAAAAGTCGTACGCAACTAA
- a CDS encoding fused MFS/spermidine synthase — translation MKKINTLFGIFFASGFAALAYQIYFAKKLALVFGSQSSATYTVLAIYMAGMAIGAAIGAGVAKRTRFPVRMYAMAELAIALYCLCTPYIFSFAHDIYLTIAVGYRPDSGSLVIYQVLLGALVLLFPTILMGLTFPLLVRAVADSKSCMASISWFYSANTFGAASGALLSGYLIIPALGMNGTLWLSSAIDIMVALLAFLLVSETKTADSLPAHEQGKTDVTAQGSYRFGLFVLLIVGALTMMMEVSTIHLLAVVIGNSTYAFSLMLTCFLAGLALGGKYAGKTSKRSTNEQLNDALFLLTCTILCSTFLWHLSSLYFYGLAKSTVPYSFWFREFLRAIPAVIIALPPAFAIGALYPVSMTIASKGQHDGIGFPSAINTLGNIAGVLLAGFLLLPVIGGFYTSLLCGVVAFTLLLIATWKSRDKSAPALQQYGSAIAATILLIACPKQLDLNAIATGINTYFKPTYYAGWKMIDHAESADGGLTAVMAQTEQGKEFKTLTTNGKFQGNNVMEAGSEMLAQAGFGLIPMLHLNNYDNALVIGYGTGVTAMAIHESGFKSMEVVDLSRDLVNIANRHFADVNQNLATKPGVSFLYTDGRNHLSLTDKKYDLIAIQLSSIWFAGAASLYNQEFYALAKSRLADKGILKQWFQLAHMSKQNLRVMIASLSHSFRYVWIYNVGKQGAMIASNSLDAFPNSEKEKHLLAMANNQTMKTYIDLYKNGIQSVSGAQVLNPEQVKQMLALSETTLSNDDNLLLEYSTPKGNAMRDEEFKDNIDYLKSFAHSPYANLKQAATEPASTSR, via the coding sequence GTGAAAAAAATAAACACCTTGTTTGGCATTTTCTTTGCCTCCGGTTTTGCTGCACTGGCTTACCAGATCTATTTTGCAAAGAAGCTTGCCCTGGTCTTTGGTAGCCAGTCCAGCGCCACCTACACCGTGCTGGCGATATACATGGCTGGCATGGCAATCGGGGCTGCGATAGGTGCGGGCGTGGCAAAACGCACACGCTTCCCGGTGCGCATGTATGCCATGGCAGAACTGGCCATCGCCCTGTACTGCCTGTGTACGCCTTATATATTTTCGTTCGCGCACGATATCTATTTAACGATTGCAGTCGGCTACAGGCCCGATTCTGGCTCTCTCGTCATTTATCAGGTCTTGCTGGGCGCCCTGGTCCTGCTCTTCCCTACCATCCTGATGGGCCTGACTTTTCCCCTGCTGGTACGTGCCGTTGCGGATAGCAAATCCTGCATGGCTTCTATTTCATGGTTTTATTCAGCAAATACCTTTGGTGCGGCGTCTGGCGCCTTATTGTCGGGCTATCTGATCATTCCTGCCCTGGGCATGAATGGCACGCTGTGGCTGTCCTCAGCCATCGATATCATGGTGGCGCTGCTGGCATTCTTACTGGTCAGCGAAACAAAAACAGCGGACAGCTTGCCTGCACACGAGCAAGGCAAAACTGATGTGACGGCGCAAGGCTCTTACCGCTTTGGCCTGTTCGTCCTGCTCATCGTCGGCGCACTGACGATGATGATGGAAGTCTCGACCATACACTTGCTGGCCGTAGTCATAGGCAACAGCACTTATGCTTTTTCCCTGATGCTGACGTGCTTTCTGGCTGGCCTGGCCCTCGGTGGCAAATATGCAGGCAAGACAAGCAAGCGCTCCACCAATGAGCAATTAAATGACGCCTTGTTCTTGCTGACCTGCACGATCTTGTGCTCCACTTTTTTGTGGCATCTTTCTTCTTTGTATTTCTATGGCCTGGCAAAAAGCACGGTCCCCTACTCTTTCTGGTTCAGGGAATTCTTGCGCGCTATTCCTGCCGTCATCATTGCCCTGCCACCAGCATTTGCAATTGGCGCTCTCTATCCTGTCAGCATGACGATCGCTTCCAAAGGTCAGCATGACGGCATAGGCTTTCCTTCTGCCATCAATACCCTGGGAAATATCGCTGGCGTGTTACTGGCTGGATTTTTGCTCCTGCCAGTTATCGGTGGTTTCTATACCAGCTTGTTGTGCGGTGTGGTGGCCTTCACCCTGCTATTGATAGCGACCTGGAAGTCGCGCGACAAATCTGCGCCCGCCCTGCAACAATATGGCAGTGCTATTGCCGCCACAATCTTGCTCATTGCCTGTCCCAAACAACTGGACCTGAACGCAATCGCCACTGGCATCAACACTTATTTCAAGCCGACTTACTATGCGGGCTGGAAAATGATAGACCATGCGGAGAGTGCCGATGGTGGCCTGACTGCGGTCATGGCGCAAACCGAACAAGGCAAGGAATTTAAAACCCTGACCACGAATGGCAAATTCCAGGGCAATAATGTTATGGAAGCTGGTAGTGAAATGCTGGCGCAGGCAGGTTTTGGGTTGATACCCATGCTGCATTTGAATAACTACGACAATGCCCTGGTCATAGGATATGGCACTGGCGTCACGGCCATGGCTATCCATGAATCCGGCTTCAAGTCCATGGAAGTGGTCGATCTGAGCCGCGACCTGGTGAATATCGCCAACCGTCATTTTGCCGACGTCAATCAGAATCTCGCTACAAAACCTGGTGTGTCATTCCTGTATACCGATGGCAGGAATCACTTGTCGCTGACCGACAAAAAATACGACTTAATTGCGATACAACTGTCCTCTATCTGGTTTGCAGGTGCAGCCTCTCTGTATAACCAGGAGTTTTATGCATTGGCCAAATCCAGGCTGGCCGACAAAGGCATATTGAAACAATGGTTTCAACTGGCGCATATGTCCAAACAAAACTTGAGAGTCATGATTGCGAGCCTGTCCCACTCCTTCCGCTATGTCTGGATTTATAACGTGGGCAAGCAAGGTGCAATGATAGCCAGCAATAGCCTGGATGCTTTCCCCAATTCAGAAAAGGAAAAACATTTATTAGCGATGGCCAATAACCAGACCATGAAGACCTATATCGATCTTTACAAGAACGGCATCCAATCTGTTTCTGGCGCACAGGTGCTCAATCCTGAACAAGTCAAACAAATGCTGGCATTGAGTGAAACCACACTCTCCAATGACGACAATCTTTTGCTGGAATACAGCACGCCAAAAGGCAATGCCATGCGAGATGAAGAATTCAAGGACAATATCGATTATCTGAAAAGCTTTGCGCACAGCCCCTATGCGAATTTGAAGCAGGCAGCAACTGAACCGGCATCAACCAGCAGATAA
- a CDS encoding MetQ/NlpA family ABC transporter substrate-binding protein: MSLNLKRRFTLILAGSLTAAAVFSPAAFAIETLNIAASPVPHAEILEFIKPQLAKEGVDLKVKVFTDYIQPAVQVNEKHLDGNFFLHQPYLNEFKKSHKNDIEVPIAKVHVEPFAAYSSKYKKLADLPDGATVAIPNDPSNSGRALLLLAKQGLLKLKDPKNISATQKDIIENPKKLKFKELEAATLPRVLNQVDLALINTNYAIEAKLNPVKDSLFIEDANSPYANLLVAREDNKNSPAFKKLVAALNSPEVKKFIEDKYKGAVVPAF; the protein is encoded by the coding sequence ATGTCTTTAAATTTGAAACGCCGTTTTACCCTGATACTGGCAGGTAGCCTGACAGCCGCTGCCGTGTTTTCACCAGCTGCATTTGCAATCGAAACCTTGAACATCGCTGCCAGCCCCGTGCCGCATGCAGAGATACTGGAATTTATCAAACCGCAGCTCGCCAAAGAGGGTGTGGATTTGAAAGTGAAAGTGTTCACTGATTACATACAGCCAGCAGTGCAGGTCAATGAAAAACATCTGGATGGTAATTTCTTTTTGCACCAGCCTTACCTGAACGAATTCAAGAAAAGCCACAAGAATGATATCGAAGTGCCTATCGCCAAAGTGCACGTAGAACCTTTTGCTGCTTATTCAAGCAAGTACAAAAAGCTGGCTGACTTGCCCGATGGTGCAACTGTCGCTATTCCGAATGATCCATCCAATTCTGGCCGTGCCTTGCTGTTGCTGGCAAAACAGGGTTTGTTGAAACTGAAGGACCCAAAAAATATCTCTGCAACACAAAAAGATATTATTGAAAATCCAAAGAAACTGAAATTCAAGGAACTGGAAGCTGCGACTCTGCCACGTGTATTGAACCAGGTTGATCTGGCCTTGATCAATACCAATTATGCGATAGAAGCAAAACTCAATCCTGTGAAAGATTCTTTGTTTATTGAAGATGCAAATTCACCTTATGCAAATTTGCTGGTGGCGCGTGAAGATAATAAAAATAGCCCGGCTTTCAAAAAACTGGTGGCAGCTTTGAATTCACCTGAAGTCAAGAAATTCATTGAAGACAAATACAAGGGCGCAGTGGTTCCTGCTTTTTAA